The window AGACCTCCTTCACCCGTATCTTAAATTTTTCTTCccttagccgggtgcggtggctcatgcctgtaatcccagcactttgggaggctgaggcaggcaaatcaccagaggtcaagagttcgagaccagcttgaccaacatggagtgaccccatctctactaaaaatacaaaaaaaaataactgggcgtggtggcacatgcctgtaaccccagctactcgcgaggctgaggcaggagaatcacttgaacccgggaggtagaggttgccgtgagcgaagattgtgtcattgcactgcagcctgggcgacaagagcaaaactccttctcaaaaaaaaaaaaaaaaaaaaaaaaattcttcccttAAACATCCCACCTCCATAACCCTCCTCTCCCCaactccctattttttttttttctttttttgagatggagtctcgctctgtcgctcaggctggagtgcagtggcatgatctcggctcactgcaagctccgcctcctgggttcatgccattctcctgcctcagcctcctgagtagctgggactacaggcgcctgccaccatgcccagctaattttttgtatttttagtagagatgggatttcaccatgttagccaggatggtctgaatctcctgacctcgtgatccacccacctcggcctcccaaagtgctgggattacaggcgtgagccacagcgcccggccccaaCTCCCTATTTAACACCCTCCCACTAATGCTTTTCATCCTAAGCTTTCTCCCCAGCACTCTATCCCCCAACACCTTATTTCTTCAAAATGCTTTCTTCCCAACACAAATCCCCTGCTAAACCCCATTGTCCCCAACCCCGCATACCTCTAACACCCTTCATTTGTGACACCAATCCACCCTCATCTCTCTCCCGACACCCACCTTCCCAACATCCTTTCTTTTCTTAGTCAGTAATCTCGGATTCTTCCAACATCCTCTAATCCTCAGAACCATCTCCCCAGCGTGATTTCCCCAACACCATTTTTCTCAATGCCTTTCCGCGGGCTATACCAATGCCATGTCTTTCCTGTCCCCCTGCCCCTCTCTTGCCAATGTGCTTTCCTCTCAGTGCTCTCTTTCCACCAAACCCAAACGCCTGACCCTATACTCTAACCCCTGCCTCTTCAGCGTTTTCTTCTCAACACCCAAAATCCATCCCTTCAACCTCTTGCTCCTTAACATTCCATCCTTCCAGCGTCTCCCTCTGGTACCTCATCCGTCACTCCATCCTTCAACAATCTCGTCCCCAACACCCGCTTCTGCAGGTACGACCCGGACAGCGGGCACGACAGCGGTGCTGAGGATGCCACAGTGGAGGCGTCGCCGCCCTTCGCTTTCCTAACCATTGGCATGGGCAAGATCCTGCTGGGGTCTGGGGCAAGCTCAAATGCAGGGCTGACAGGGAGGGATGGCCCCACAGCCGGCTGCACAGTGCCCCTGCCGCCCCGCCTGGGCATCTGCCTGGACTATGAGCGGGGCCGGGTTTCCTTCCTGGATGCTGTGTCCTTCCGTGGGCTCTTGGAGTGCCCCCTGGACTGCTCCGGGCCTGTGTGCCCTGCCTTTTGCTTCATCGGGGGTGGCGCAGTACAGCTCCAGGAGCCAGCGGGCACTAAGCCTGAGAGGAAAGTCACCATTGGGGGCTTCGCCAAGCTGGACTGAGCCTTCCAGGCCCCTCATGCAGAACTGGGGTCCTCCTGGGCCCTGGCCCCCAAACCTCTTGGCACCTGGTTGTTACCCCCTGGCAGCTTCTCCCCTAAACTCTCCTACCATATGGCCCTGCCCCTTCTCCCGTGTCTGTCTTCCCACACTTTTCTCTTGACCCAGGGGCTCTCTTCTGCCCACCTTTCTGGATGGCCCCCATTCTCTCCATTGCCTGTTAGccaggcccccacccccactgagTCTGCCCTATGACCTGCCTTTGGCATGTTACCCAAGCCGTGGAGAGAGCCCCTTCTCCATCCCTGTCCTGTGCCCCCTAGGCTGATTGGGAGGGAGGGCACCTGGAACACTGGGCATGATCTCCAGCTCTGCCCTTGCCCTGCCAAGCTCCCTGCCCTGCTGATGCTGAACTACAGCCTTGGGACAGGCAGGCTTTGGGGCTGGACGCTGTCCAGGCACTCCTGGTGAGGGGAAGGGGACCCTGTCATcctgctttatttatttgggtcccAACATCCCACAGCAGCATGCCCCTTATGTCCCTCTTCTCCCTCTTGCATGCTTTACCTGTCCCGCACCCATGCCAATGTGCCAAGTCTCCCTTGGGGACCCAGCTGAGTCTGGGTGTTCCCATTGGGTTGGGCCAGGCAAAGCCTCTGGTGCCCGCTGCTGTCCCCCTGCAGTGGGCCCTGCTAGGCCTGTGCCAAGCAACAGCTGTTATTGTCATGGTTTATAAAGAATAAACTGTGATGCCAGGCACATCTCTGCCTTCCCTGAGCGCAATCATTCCTGTTAGTTTCTGTGCTGGGTGTGGTAGGCGGGAAGGAGCAGGGTGCTAGGCTGTGGTTCTGGGCAGGAGCAACCAATGGATCTGGTGCCTGAGAGAGGAAGGCCCCAGGCCAGGCGCTCTAAGCCTCCTGCCACACGTGTCCTGGCCTGGCCTGAGCCCATCACAGCTGCCAGGGGACATAGCTCTCTGGCTACTGGCAGCAGGCCCCAATCAGGGTGTCCGGGCCTGTAGCACCAGGCCCTGGGGGAATGCGGTTGAAGGGACAGGCAACGTGCCTGGGCCCAAAGGGGTCAGGGAACCAGAACCACTTCCCCATTCCCAGGGTGTTGTGGAGCCCACCCCAGGGGCAGCAGGCTGGTGGGGTAGCCGGGGTCAGGGAGGGGGCTGGGCCTGGTGCCAGCGCCCGGATCTGACCCAGCCTCCGCTTATCTCAACCCTGTTGACTCTGGGCTGTTATCACTGCCCAAGGATTTACTTCACACCCGGAGAGCTAAGAATAGAGCCACCTGGGGGCACCATGCCAGGGGGCAAGGAGGGCGTGGGCCAGGCAAGGAGACGGGAGAGCCGCTGGCACACAGAGCTCAGTCACGGAGCCCAGTCACGCTAGCCCTCCAAAGCCCGCCTGGGTTTCgtttcctccttcctcttgtgCTGCCAGCGTTAGCCAGAGGTGGCTCCTCAGGCCACCCCTACTCCCCAACGTCACCTCCTCCTCACGTCTCCTGCTTCTCAAACAAACTCGCTCCTTACTGCCTCCTGGCCTCCCtgtctcctcccccagccccctcacACACATTCTGACTGCCCTGCTGCCCACGGGTCACAGATGAAAGATCAGAAGTTGGCGCAGCGGGAGGCCACGTTTTATTCAGTCCAGCCTCAGGTTCCCTGCTATCTCAGGGCTCTCTGGGCCAGTCCTCCTGGGAGCCCCCACCACAACACTTCCCAGGCATGAGCCCTCAGGCATGAACTTCCACAGGCTGAGAAGTGTCCGAGAACTTGGTGGGGCCTCTGAGAGAGGCTGTGAGCAGCCCACCTGAACTCCCAGCTCACCAGCCCAAACAAGGTGCAGGGGCTCTGGCCCTGAAGAATCTGAGTGGGGCAGAATGGCACTGGCTGGCCACTCAGCTCAGCGGGCAACGTGCCCCTACAAGTTGGCAGAGGTGGCTGCCACTGCTGGGTTTGTGTAAGAGAGGCTGCTGCCACCATTACCTTCAGAAACCTGGGTGGAAGGAAAAGAGATCCAGGATGAGGAGCAGAAGGTACCTCCTAGAGCCCCTGGATGCAACCCCAGGCTGAGGTAATCAGTCCAGAGTCCTGGCCAGCTCTCAAAGGGTTAATTCAGAGAGCGCACCTGCCACCCCACCAGCCAGGTGACTGTAAACAGggctgccctcctccctctgctctccTTCACTCCCTTTCCTTGGCTCTAATCAGCCTCCTTGTCCCTCCACTCTCTGCTGTTCCAGCCtaaggaggtgtgtgtgtggggcagGGGGGCGGGGGCTGTGTATCTGTGTCTTTGTAAAGCCGAGAGAGGAAGGTCTCCAGGAGAAGGAAAATAGGAGCAAGAAAACTaaactcctctctcctccctcaccTGGAGTGGTTTTCCAGCCTCAGGTGGCTACAGTAATTATTTACTAGGTCCCATAGAGAAAGaccaggagaggaaggagggagggttcCTTGCTTCCTTGAAGCTCCCAAGAACCCCACGGGCACCCAGGCTCACCTGGTCTGCTGACCTTCCTCTACCTGGGAAACCTCCCCCTAAGCCAGCCTTTCTCGGTCTACCCTTCACTCCTAGGAGATGATTAGGGGCACAGGGGCTCACCCCTGACTCCTCGGGAAGGGCTCCCCTGGGCATAGTGCTCCACCCATTTTGCCTCTgggtgcaacaaaacaaaacaaaacaaaactgccacGGTGGCACCAGTTCAGCCAGTGCCAGCCAGCATGAATGTGGACAGCCAATGCTCTTTTAGGAATTCTGGCAGTGGGGCCACTCCCTCTTGAGGGCCCCTTTCTTCCGTAGTCTCCTCCCAGGCCTGTCCCCCAGAACTCCTCTGACCTCTGCCCCCCATCTTTGCCAGGCCCTCCCCTGCTCACTTCACACCACTTCTCACCTCTTCCAAGCTCTCTGGGTTTTTCAAGTACCCCCTTCAGAACCCTTGCCCAGCCAAAGCCTCTGCCTCCCCCGGCCTGCGGGGCCCAATCTCACCTTCTCATAGGGGCTACGATTGGTACTGCTAGGGGGCACATAGCGCCCATGGGTGTGGTAGGTGGGGTACTCGCTCATAGGATGGTAGGCATCCCGGGCTGGAAAGATGTCCAGCTGCCCGTAGTTCTTTCGGCGGCACTGACAGACAGCCTGGGGAGATAGGAGGTTATGGCAGGCCATGGAGTGCCTTCTACCGGGGGACTCTGATCAGGGCCAGGGACTGCACTCACCAAGGCAACGAGATAGACGATGGCCAGCGCAACCAGAACACAGACCAGCACCAGCAGCGCAATGCCCCAACCTGGCACCCCAGCCCCATACTGGGCAGAGAAAGGAAATGGCACATCACTCACTAAAAGGAAAAGCAGTGGTCAGGGCAGTCTCCCAGAGGAGGTGCCCCTCCCACTGCCAGCACTAAGGAAAGAGTGGGGACCCAGACACTGGAAGGAGAAGGGCTCCGGCGTGGTGCTGGGCTGCAGCCAGCGAAGTAGCCTCACCGCCGACGTCTGAGATCGTCAGGTTATATCGAGAGGCTGCTTCCGTTTTATGCTGATTGAACTGTGTCTCCACGTCGTGGACATTGGTGGTACCTTCTCGGAAGGCCAGAGTCGATAGTACCACCACAGATCCTGGCCTGGTCACAGGGAAATGGGCACTTCAGCCACGGGTCCCAGCTCTGGCTCAGCACTCACCCCCAACCTTGAGTGTACCAGTCCCTCCCTATGGTCATGACCACCACCCACCCTCCAACCACCACACTGAGTCCACACCTAGAACTGTACCTGAACTTAATATTGGAGACGCCCAGAAAATCCCCTTGTTTATAAATCTGCAAAATCTGGGGTGAGAGGGAAAGGACTCAGGTTTGATGTGTGGACAGTTCTGATGGCTGCTTCAGGGGAGCATGGGGAAGGAAAGGCCAATACTCACCAATTCAGAAATGTCTCTCTGCAGCTCTTGGTAGTAGTTGGTGCTGGGATCTTCCAGAGAGGAATTAAACTGGaggtttgaaatgtgaaaagacaggaaaaagaaagagacccCAATAGACAACTGGGGAGAAGTGCTGTGATTGGAGGAGGTGAGAGGAGATACCGTGCTATGGTGAGTGCTACTGGCAGCAGTCTTGGTGCTATGGCTGGTAAGGGTGGTAGGAGTATCAGAGTGGTGGCTGGGAATTGAGAATGGAGTGCTCTTGCTGGCTGGGGTTGTGGTAGCCCTGGCAGAGGTGCCGTTGTGCACCAGAGTGGAAGCTGAGCCTGATGCAGAGCCTGAGGCCGAGGTGACATTGTGGACTGGAGGGGCAGTGGAGCCCAAGGCGGGCCTGGTGTCCGGGGCCGAGGTGACACCGTGGACTGGGGGGGCGGTGGAGCCCAAGGCGGGCGTGGTGTCCGGGGCCGAGGTGACACCGTGGACTGGGGGGGCGGTGGAGCCCGGGGCTGGCCTGGTGTCCGGGGCCGAGGTGACACCGTGGACTGGGGGGGCGGTGGAGCCCAAGGCGGGCGTGGTGTCCGGGGCCGAGGTGACACCGTGGACTGGGGGGGAGGTGGAGCCCGGGGCCGAGGTGACACCGTGGGCTGGGGGGGCGGTGGAGCCCGGGGCCGAGGTGACACCGTGGGCTGGGGGGGAGGTGGAGCCCGGGGCTGAGGTGACACCGTGGGCTGGGGGGGCGGTGGAGCCCGGGGCTGGCCTGGTGTCCGGGGCCGAGGTGACACCGTGGACTGGGGGGGCGGTGGAGCCCGGGGCCGGCCTGGTGTCCGGGGCCGAGGTGACACCGTGGACTGGGGGGGAGGTGGAGCCCGGGGCCGAGGTGACACCGTGGGCTGGGGGGGAGGTGGAGCCCGGGGCTGAGGTGACACCGTGGGCTGGGGGGGCGGTGGAGCCCAAGGCGGGCGTGGTGTCCGGGGCCGAGGTGACACCGTGGACTGGGGGGGCGGTGGAGCCCAAGGCGGGCGTGGTGTCCGGGGCCGAGGTGACGCCGTGGGCTGGGGGGGTGGTGGAGCCCGGGGCGGGCCTAGTGTCCGGGGCTGAGGTGACGTGGGCTGGGGGGGCGGTGGAGCTTGGGGCTGGCTTGCTGTCCGGTGCTAAGGTGACATCTTGGGCTGGTGAGGTGGTGGAGCCCGGGGCTGGCCTGGTGACTGGGACCGAGGTGACATCCTGTCCCCAGGTGGCAGCTGAACCTGAGGCTGGTTCCGTGGCTGGGGCCAGAGTGACGTCCTGTCCCTGAGTGGTGGAGGAGCCTGAACCGGGGCTGTGGCTGGAGAGTATACTGCTGGTCATACTCACAACCTTCTTCTCAGTAGAGCTGGGCATTGAACTTCTTTGGGTAGCCGAAGTCTCCTTTTCTCCACCTGGGGTAGAGCTTGCATGACCAGAACCTGTAACAACTGTTGTGGGTTTAGGGGCTGTGGTAGCTGTAAGAAGTTAAAGTCATAGGGTTGGGTTGGAGGAACAATAAgagcaagaagaaaatataagctcTGGCCACCAGAGAAATAATACCAGGAGGACTGGGGAGTGGGCAGCCTCAGTAACCCCTGGGTTGGCCGCCTCCTTCCCTGCCCAGCCTCCTTCTCTCTGCCCATAGGCCTCGGCTCAAGGCCCCTGCATTTCTCCCCTCTTAAGCCTTCCCTCTCCCTACTCTCTTCCCCCTAGACTTCTCTTCAGGACATTTGCTTGCCCCTGGTACCCACTCTCAGAGTTGGGGGCACCTCTTCTCAGCCTGTCCTTAGCCTCTCCCTCCTTCTGGCACAGACGGGGCAGCCTCTGTCTGCAATTCTTACCTTTCATGGTGCCGTCTGCCAGGGAGCAAAACCCACAGAAAGACCACGAAGACCACCTAAGCAGGGCAGCCCATTCCCCACCTTGTGCCCCTCACCTGTAAGCAC of the Symphalangus syndactylus isolate Jambi chromosome 12, NHGRI_mSymSyn1-v2.1_pri, whole genome shotgun sequence genome contains:
- the MUC1 gene encoding mucin-1 isoform X6; protein product: MTPGTQSLFFLLLLLTVLTVVTGSGHASSTPGGEKETSATQRSSMPSSTEKKVVSMTSSILSSHSPGSGSSTTQGQDVTLAPATEPASGSAATWGQDVTSVPVTRPAPGSTTSPAQDVTLAPDSKPAPGSTAPPVHGVTSAPDTTPALGSTAPPVHGVTSAPDTRPALGSTAPPVHNVTSASGSASGSASTLVHNGTSARATTTPASKSTPFSIPSHHSDTPTTLTSHSTKTAASSTHHSTVSPLTSSNHSTSPQLSIGVSFFFLSFHISNLQFNSSLEDPSTNYYQELQRDISELILQIYKQGDFLGVSNIKFRPGSVVVLSTLAFREGTTNVHDVETQFNQHKTEAASRYNLTISDVGVSDVPFPFSAQYGAGVPGWGIALLVLVCVLVALAIVYLVALAVCQCRRKNYGQLDIFPARDAYHPMSEYPTYHTHGRYVPPSSTNRSPYEKVSEGNGGSSLSYTNPAVAATSANL
- the MUC1 gene encoding mucin-1 isoform X2, whose product is MTPGTQSLFFLLLLLTVLTVVTGSGHASSTPGGEKETSATQRSSMPSSTEKKVVSMTSSILSSHSPGSGSSTTQGQDVTLAPATEPASGSAATWGQDVTSVPVTRPAPGSTTSPAQDVTLAPDSKPAPSSTAPPAHVTSAPDTRPAPGSTTPPAHGVTSAPDTTPALGSTAPPVHGVTSAPDTTPALGSTAPPAHGVTSAPGSTSPPAHGVTSAPGSTSPPVHGVTSAPDTRPAPGSTAPPVHGVTSAPDTRPAPGSTAPPAHGVTSAPGSTSPPAHGVTSAPGSTAPPAHGVTSAPGSTSPPVHGVTSAPDTTPALGSTAPPVHGVTSAPDTRPAPGSTAPPVHGVTSAPDTTPALGSTAPPVHGVTSAPDTRPALGSTAPPVHNVTSASGSASGSASTLVHNGTSARATTTPASKSTPFSIPSHHSDTPTTLTSHSTKTAASSTHHSTVSPLTSSNHSTSPQLSIGVSFFFLSFHISNLQFNSSLEDPSTNYYQELQRDISELILQIYKQGDFLGVSNIKFRPGSVVVLSTLAFREGTTNVHDVETQFNQHKTEAASRYNLTISDVGVSDVPFPFSAQYGAGVPGWGIALLVLVCVLVALAIVYLVALAVCQCRRKNYGQLDIFPARDAYHPMSEYPTYHTHGRYVPPSSTNRSPYEKVSEGNGGSSLSYTNPAVAATSANL
- the MUC1 gene encoding mucin-1 isoform X19, whose protein sequence is MTPGTQSLFFLLLLLTVLTATTAPKPTTVVTGSGHASSTPGGEKETSATQRSSMPSSTEKKVFNSSLEDPSTNYYQELQRDISELAVCQCRRKNYGQLDIFPARDAYHPMSEYPTYHTHGRYVPPSSTNRSPYEKVSEGNGGSSLSYTNPAVAATSANL
- the MUC1 gene encoding mucin-1 isoform X17, with the translated sequence MTPGTQSLFFLLLLLTVLTATTAPKPTTVVTGSGHASSTPGGEKETSATQRSSMPSSTEKKVFNSSLEDPSTNYYQELQRDISELYGAGVPGWGIALLVLVCVLVALAIVYLVALAVCQCRRKNYGQLDIFPARDAYHPMSEYPTYHTHGRYVPPSSTNRSPYEKVSEGNGGSSLSYTNPAVAATSANL
- the MUC1 gene encoding mucin-1 isoform X18; this translates as MTPGTQSLFFLLLLLTVLTATTAPKPTTVVTGSGHASSTPGGEKETSATQRSSMPSSTEKKVLSIGVSFFFLSFHISNLQFNSSLEDPSTNYYQELQRDISELAVCQCRRKNYGQLDIFPARDAYHPMSEYPTYHTHGRYVPPSSTNRSPYEKVSEGNGGSSLSYTNPAVAATSANL
- the MUC1 gene encoding mucin-1 isoform X3 — its product is MKVVTGSGHASSTPGGEKETSATQRSSMPSSTEKKVVSMTSSILSSHSPGSGSSTTQGQDVTLAPATEPASGSAATWGQDVTSVPVTRPAPGSTTSPAQDVTLAPDSKPAPSSTAPPAHVTSAPDTRPAPGSTTPPAHGVTSAPDTTPALGSTAPPVHGVTSAPDTTPALGSTAPPAHGVTSAPGSTSPPAHGVTSAPGSTSPPVHGVTSAPDTRPAPGSTAPPVHGVTSAPDTRPAPGSTAPPAHGVTSAPGSTSPPAHGVTSAPGSTAPPAHGVTSAPGSTSPPVHGVTSAPDTTPALGSTAPPVHGVTSAPDTRPAPGSTAPPVHGVTSAPDTTPALGSTAPPVHGVTSAPDTRPALGSTAPPVHNVTSASGSASGSASTLVHNGTSARATTTPASKSTPFSIPSHHSDTPTTLTSHSTKTAASSTHHSTVSPLTSSNHSTSPQLSIGVSFFFLSFHISNLQFNSSLEDPSTNYYQELQRDISELILQIYKQGDFLGVSNIKFRPGSVVVLSTLAFREGTTNVHDVETQFNQHKTEAASRYNLTISDVGVSDVPFPFSAQYGAGVPGWGIALLVLVCVLVALAIVYLVALAVCQCRRKNYGQLDIFPARDAYHPMSEYPTYHTHGRYVPPSSTNRSPYEKVSEGNGGSSLSYTNPAVAATSANL
- the MUC1 gene encoding mucin-1 isoform X12 — its product is MTPGTQSLFFLLLLLTVLTATTAPKPTTVVTGSGHASSTPGGEKETSATQRSSMPSSTEKKVILQIYKQGDFLGVSNIKFRPGSVVVLSTLAFREGTTNVHDVETQFNQHKTEAASRYNLTISDVGVSDVPFPFSAQYGAGVPGWGIALLVLVCVLVALAIVYLVALAVCQCRRKNYGQLDIFPARDAYHPMSEYPTYHTHGRYVPPSSTNRSPYEKVSEGNGGSSLSYTNPAVAATSANL
- the MUC1 gene encoding mucin-1 isoform X11, producing the protein MTPGTQSLFFLLLLLTVLTGGEKETSATQRSSMPSSTEKKVFNSSLEDPSTNYYQELQRDISELILQIYKQGDFLGVSNIKFRPGSVVVLSTLAFREGTTNVHDVETQFNQHKTEAASRYNLTISDVGVSDVPFPFSAQYGAGVPGWGIALLVLVCVLVALAIVYLVALAVCQCRRKNYGQLDIFPARDAYHPMSEYPTYHTHGRYVPPSSTNRSPYEKVSEGNGGSSLSYTNPAVAATSANL
- the MUC1 gene encoding mucin-1 isoform X1, which produces MTPGTQSLFFLLLLLTVLTATTAPKPTTVVTGSGHASSTPGGEKETSATQRSSMPSSTEKKVVSMTSSILSSHSPGSGSSTTQGQDVTLAPATEPASGSAATWGQDVTSVPVTRPAPGSTTSPAQDVTLAPDSKPAPSSTAPPAHVTSAPDTRPAPGSTTPPAHGVTSAPDTTPALGSTAPPVHGVTSAPDTTPALGSTAPPAHGVTSAPGSTSPPAHGVTSAPGSTSPPVHGVTSAPDTRPAPGSTAPPVHGVTSAPDTRPAPGSTAPPAHGVTSAPGSTSPPAHGVTSAPGSTAPPAHGVTSAPGSTSPPVHGVTSAPDTTPALGSTAPPVHGVTSAPDTRPAPGSTAPPVHGVTSAPDTTPALGSTAPPVHGVTSAPDTRPALGSTAPPVHNVTSASGSASGSASTLVHNGTSARATTTPASKSTPFSIPSHHSDTPTTLTSHSTKTAASSTHHSTVSPLTSSNHSTSPQLSIGVSFFFLSFHISNLQFNSSLEDPSTNYYQELQRDISELILQIYKQGDFLGVSNIKFRPGSVVVLSTLAFREGTTNVHDVETQFNQHKTEAASRYNLTISDVGVSDVPFPFSAQYGAGVPGWGIALLVLVCVLVALAIVYLVALAVCQCRRKNYGQLDIFPARDAYHPMSEYPTYHTHGRYVPPSSTNRSPYEKVSEGNGGSSLSYTNPAVAATSANL
- the MUC1 gene encoding mucin-1 isoform X15 — protein: MTPGTQSLFFLLLLLTVLTVVTGSGHASSTPGGEKETSATQRSSMPSSTEKKVIPAPTTTKSCRETFLNWPGSVVVLSTLAFREGTTNVHDVETQFNQHKTEAASRYNLTISDVGVSDVPFPFSAQYGAGVPGWGIALLVLVCVLVALAIVYLVALAVCQCRRKNYGQLDIFPARDAYHPMSEYPTYHTHGRYVPPSSTNRSPYEKVSEGNGGSSLSYTNPAVAATSANL
- the MUC1 gene encoding mucin-1 isoform X10; the protein is MTPGTQSLFFLLLLLTVLTVVTGSGHASSTPGGEKETSATQRSSMPSSTEKKVFNSSLEDPSTNYYQELQRDISELILQIYKQGDFLGVSNIKFRPGSVVVLSTLAFREGTTNVHDVETQFNQHKTEAASRYNLTISDVGVSDVPFPFSAQYGAGVPGWGIALLVLVCVLVALAIVYLVALAVCQCRRKNYGQLDIFPARDAYHPMSEYPTYHTHGRYVPPSSTNRSPYEKVSEGNGGSSLSYTNPAVAATSANL
- the MUC1 gene encoding mucin-1 isoform X14, with the translated sequence MTPGTQSLFFLLLLLTVLTATTAPKPTTVVTGSGHASSTPGGEKETSATQRSSMPSSTEKKVIYKQGDFLGVSNIKFRPGSVVVLSTLAFREGTTNVHDVETQFNQHKTEAASRYNLTISDVGVSDVPFPFSAQYGAGVPGWGIALLVLVCVLVALAIVYLVALAVCQCRRKNYGQLDIFPARDAYHPMSEYPTYHTHGRYVPPSSTNRSPYEKVSEGNGGSSLSYTNPAVAATSANL
- the MUC1 gene encoding mucin-1 isoform X13 gives rise to the protein MTPGTQSLFFLLLLLTVLTATTAPKPTTVVTGSGHASSTPGGEKETSATQRSSMPSSTEKKVIPAPTTTKSCRETFLNWPGSVVVLSTLAFREGTTNVHDVETQFNQHKTEAASRYNLTISDVGVSDVPFPFSAQYGAGVPGWGIALLVLVCVLVALAIVYLVALAVCQCRRKNYGQLDIFPARDAYHPMSEYPTYHTHGRYVPPSSTNRSPYEKVSEGNGGSSLSYTNPAVAATSANL
- the MUC1 gene encoding mucin-1 isoform X7 codes for the protein MTPGTQSLFFLLLLLTVLTATTAPKPTTVVTGSGHASSTPGGEKETSATQRSSMPSSTEKKVLSIGVSFFFLSFHISNLQFNSSLEDPSTNYYQELQRDISELILQIYKQGDFLGVSNIKFRPGSVVVLSTLAFREGTTNVHDVETQFNQHKTEAASRYNLTISDVGVSDVPFPFSAQYGAGVPGWGIALLVLVCVLVALAIVYLVALAVCQCRRKNYGQLDIFPARDAYHPMSEYPTYHTHGRYVPPSSTNRSPYEKVSEGNGGSSLSYTNPAVAATSANL
- the MUC1 gene encoding mucin-1 isoform X16 encodes the protein MTPGTQSLFFLLLLLTVLTGGEKETSATQRSSMPSSTEKKVIYKQGDFLGVSNIKFRPGSVVVLSTLAFREGTTNVHDVETQFNQHKTEAASRYNLTISDVGVSDVPFPFSAQYGAGVPGWGIALLVLVCVLVALAIVYLVALAVCQCRRKNYGQLDIFPARDAYHPMSEYPTYHTHGRYVPPSSTNRSPYEKVSEGNGGSSLSYTNPAVAATSANL
- the MUC1 gene encoding mucin-1 isoform X9, whose amino-acid sequence is MTPGTQSLFFLLLLLTVLTATTAPKPTTVVTGSGHASSTPGGEKETSATQRSSMPSSTEKKVFNSSLEDPSTNYYQELQRDISELILQIYKQGDFLGVSNIKFRPGSVVVLSTLAFREGTTNVHDVETQFNQHKTEAASRYNLTISDVGVSDVPFPFSAQYGAGVPGWGIALLVLVCVLVALAIVYLVALAVCQCRRKNYGQLDIFPARDAYHPMSEYPTYHTHGRYVPPSSTNRSPYEKVSEGNGGSSLSYTNPAVAATSANL
- the MUC1 gene encoding mucin-1 isoform X8 — its product is MTPGTQSLFFLLLLLTVLTVVTGSGHASSTPGGEKETSATQRSSMPSSTEKKVLSIGVSFFFLSFHISNLQFNSSLEDPSTNYYQELQRDISELILQIYKQGDFLGVSNIKFRPGSVVVLSTLAFREGTTNVHDVETQFNQHKTEAASRYNLTISDVGVSDVPFPFSAQYGAGVPGWGIALLVLVCVLVALAIVYLVALAVCQCRRKNYGQLDIFPARDAYHPMSEYPTYHTHGRYVPPSSTNRSPYEKVSEGNGGSSLSYTNPAVAATSANL
- the MUC1 gene encoding mucin-1 isoform X4; the protein is MPSSTEKKVVSMTSSILSSHSPGSGSSTTQGQDVTLAPATEPASGSAATWGQDVTSVPVTRPAPGSTTSPAQDVTLAPDSKPAPSSTAPPAHVTSAPDTRPAPGSTTPPAHGVTSAPDTTPALGSTAPPVHGVTSAPDTTPALGSTAPPAHGVTSAPGSTSPPAHGVTSAPGSTSPPVHGVTSAPDTRPAPGSTAPPVHGVTSAPDTRPAPGSTAPPAHGVTSAPGSTSPPAHGVTSAPGSTAPPAHGVTSAPGSTSPPVHGVTSAPDTTPALGSTAPPVHGVTSAPDTRPAPGSTAPPVHGVTSAPDTTPALGSTAPPVHGVTSAPDTRPALGSTAPPVHNVTSASGSASGSASTLVHNGTSARATTTPASKSTPFSIPSHHSDTPTTLTSHSTKTAASSTHHSTVSPLTSSNHSTSPQLSIGVSFFFLSFHISNLQFNSSLEDPSTNYYQELQRDISELILQIYKQGDFLGVSNIKFRPGSVVVLSTLAFREGTTNVHDVETQFNQHKTEAASRYNLTISDVGVSDVPFPFSAQYGAGVPGWGIALLVLVCVLVALAIVYLVALAVCQCRRKNYGQLDIFPARDAYHPMSEYPTYHTHGRYVPPSSTNRSPYEKVSEGNGGSSLSYTNPAVAATSANL
- the MUC1 gene encoding mucin-1 isoform X5; amino-acid sequence: MTPGTQSLFFLLLLLTVLTATTAPKPTTVVTGSGHASSTPGGEKETSATQRSSMPSSTEKKVVSMTSSILSSHSPGSGSSTTQGQDVTLAPATEPASGSAATWGQDVTSVPVTRPAPGSTTSPAQDVTLAPDSKPAPGSTAPPVHGVTSAPDTTPALGSTAPPVHGVTSAPDTRPALGSTAPPVHNVTSASGSASGSASTLVHNGTSARATTTPASKSTPFSIPSHHSDTPTTLTSHSTKTAASSTHHSTVSPLTSSNHSTSPQLSIGVSFFFLSFHISNLQFNSSLEDPSTNYYQELQRDISELILQIYKQGDFLGVSNIKFRPGSVVVLSTLAFREGTTNVHDVETQFNQHKTEAASRYNLTISDVGVSDVPFPFSAQYGAGVPGWGIALLVLVCVLVALAIVYLVALAVCQCRRKNYGQLDIFPARDAYHPMSEYPTYHTHGRYVPPSSTNRSPYEKVSEGNGGSSLSYTNPAVAATSANL
- the MUC1 gene encoding mucin-1 isoform X20, with protein sequence MTPGTQSLFFLLLLLTVLTVVTGSGHASSTPGGEKETSATQRSSMPSSTEKKVFNSSLEDPSTNYYQELQRDISELAVCQCRRKNYGQLDIFPARDAYHPMSEYPTYHTHGRYVPPSSTNRSPYEKVSEGNGGSSLSYTNPAVAATSANL